Proteins from a genomic interval of Rosa chinensis cultivar Old Blush chromosome 2, RchiOBHm-V2, whole genome shotgun sequence:
- the LOC112189838 gene encoding cytosolic Fe-S cluster assembly factor NBP35: MENGEIPENANEHCPGPQSDSAGKSESCEGCPNQQICATAPKGPDPDLVAIAERMATVKHKILILSGKGGVGKSTFSAQLSFALAAMDFQVGLLDIDICGPSIPKMLGLEGQEIHQSNLGWSPVYVESNLGVMSIGFMLPDPDDAVIWRGPRKNALIKQFLKDVDWGELDFLIVDAPPGTSDEHISIVQDLGAASIDGAIIVTTPQQVSLIDVRKEVSFCKKVGVQVLGVVENMSGLRQPMLAASKFLRMTEAGEEKDVTEWVREYVKEKAPELLDIIALNEVFDNSGGGATRMCSEMGVPFLGKVPLDPELCKAAEEGRSCFVDQKSGTSAPALQKIIETLMENQGISRMLVDNDA; encoded by the exons ATGGAGAACGGCGAAATACCCGAAAACGCTAATGAAC ATTGCCCAGGTCCTCAATCCGATTCTGCTGGGAAGTCTGAATCTTGTGAAGGATGCCCGAATCAACAAATTTGTGCTACTGCTCCAAAGGGCCCTGACCCAG ACTTGGTTGCAATTGCAGAAAGGATGGCCACTGTAAAGCATAAGATACTGATTTTATCAGGGAAAGGTGGAGTTGGCAAGAGCACATTCTCTGCACAACTTTCATTTGCACTAGCGGCTATGGACTTCCAGGTGGGTCTTCTGGACATCGACATTTGTGGCCCTAGCATCCCAAAGATGCTTGGCCTAGAAGGCCAAGAAATCCACCAGAGCAACCTCGGTTGGTCTCCTGTCTATGTTGAGTCCAACCTTGGGGTTATGTCAATAGGGTTTATGCTTCCAGACCCTGATGACGCAGTCATATGGAGGGGGCCACGCAAGAATGCACTCATTAAGCAATTCCTCAAGGATGTTGATTGGGGTGAGCTTGATTTTCTAATAGTTGATGCTCCTCCTGGAACCTCAGATGAACACATTTCAATTGTTCAAGATCTTGGTGCTGCTTCAATAGATGGTGCAATCATTGTCACCACTCCACAACAAGTTTCCCTTATTGATGTCAGGAAAGAAGTGAGTTTCTGCAAAAAAGTTGGAGTCCAGGTTCTTGGGGTAGTTGAAAATATGAGTGGCTTGCGCCAGCCGATGTTGGCTGCTTCCAAATTTTTGAGGATGACAGAGGCAGGTGAGGAGAAAGATGTCACAGAATGGGTTAGAGAGTACGTGAAAGAGAAAGCACCGGAATTGCTTGATATAATAGCCTTGAATGAAGTGTTTGATAATAGTGGTGGTGGAGCCACAAGAATGTGCAGTGAAATGGGGGTACCTTTCCTGGGGAAGGTGCCGTTGGATCCCGAGCTTTGCAAGGCTGCTGAAGAAGGTAGATCTTGTTTTGTTGATCAGAAAAGTGGCACGAGTGCACCTGCACTGCAGAAAATCATCGAGACATTGATGGAAAATCAAGGCATATCTAGAATGTTGGTAGACAATGATGCATAA